A stretch of the Vidua chalybeata isolate OUT-0048 chromosome Z, bVidCha1 merged haplotype, whole genome shotgun sequence genome encodes the following:
- the PDE4D gene encoding cAMP-specific 3',5'-cyclic phosphodiesterase 4D isoform X7 — protein sequence MPEANYLLSVSWGYIKFKRMLNRELTHLSEMSRSGNQVSEYISNTFLDKQHEVEIPSPTQKEKEKKKRPMSQISGVKKLMHSSSLTNSSIPRFGVKTDQEDVLAKELEDLNKWGLQVFRVAELSGNRPLTVIMHTIFQERDLLKTFKIPVDTLITYLMTLEDHYHADVAYHNNIHAADVVQSTHVLLSTPALEAVFTDLEILAAIFASAIHDVDHPGVSNQFLINTNSELALMYNDSSVLENHHLAVGFKLLQEENCDIFQNLTKKQRQSLRKMVIDIVLATDMSKHMNLLADLKTMVETKKVTSSGVLLLDNYSDRIQVLQNMVHCADLSNPTKPLHLYRQWTDRIMEEFFRQGDRERERGMEISPMCDKHNASVEKSQVGFIDYIVHPLWETWADLVHPDAQDILDTLEDNREWYQSTIPRSPSPAPEEKEEGNQGQTEKFQFELTLEEDGESDTEKDSGSQVEEDTSFSDSKTLCTQDSESTEIPLDEQVGEEVEEDENQTAEPCMVEEHSSDT from the exons atgcCTGAGGCAAACTATTTACTCTCAGTTTCTTGGGGCTACATAAAG tttaaAAGAATGCTCAACCGTGAGCTAACCCACCTCTCTGAAATGAGCAGGTCGGGCAATCAGGTCTCAGAATATATATCAAACACTTTCTTAG ACAAGCAACATGAAGTCGAAATCCCTTCTCCGacacagaaggagaaagagaaaaagaagaggccAATGTCTCAGATCAGTGGAGTCAAAAAACTcatgcacagctccagcctaaCTAATTCCAGTATTCCCAGGTTTGGAGTTAAAACAGACCAAGAAGATGTCCTTGCCAAG GAACTTGAAGATTTGAACAAGTGGGGCCTTCAGGTTTTCAGAGTAGCAGAGTTATCTGGTAACAGACCTCTGACTGTCATCATGCACACTATTTTTCAG GAGCGGGACTTGTTAAAAACTTTTAAGATTCCAGTAGATACTTTAATAACTTACTTGATGACCCTGGAAGACCACTACCATGCAGATGTGGCATACCACAATAACATACATGCTGCAGATGTTGTTCAGTCAACCCATGTCCTACTATCAACCCCAGCATTAGAG GCCGTATTCACTGATTTGGAGATTCTTGCAGCAATTTTTGCCAGCGCAATACATGATGTAGATCATCCTGGGGTTTCAAACCAATTTCTTATCAACACAA ATTCTGAACTCGCCTTGATGTACAATGACTCATCAGTACTGGAGAATCATCACTTGGCTGTGGGTTtcaagctgctgcaggaagaaaattgTGACATTTTCCAGAATTTGACCAAAAAACAGAGACAATCATTGAGGAAAATGGTCATTGACATT GTACTTGCAACAGATATGTCTAAGCATATGAATCTACTGGCTGATTTAAAAACTATGGTTGAAACTAAAAAAGTGACCAGTTCTGGTGTCTTGCTTCTTGATAACTATTCAGACAGGATTCAA GTTCTTCAGAATATGGTGCACTGTGCAGATCTGAGCAACCCTACCAAGCCGCTCCATCTCTACCGCCAATGGACAGATAGAATAATGGAGGAATTTTTCCGTCAGGGAGACCGGGAACGAGAGAGGGGAATGGAGATAAGTCCCATGTGTGATAAGCACAATGCATCTGTAGAAAAATCACAG GTGGGTTTTATAGATTACATTGTTCATCCCTTGTGGGAGACGTGGGCAGATCTCGTTCACCCAGATGCCCAGGATATCTTAGATACACTGGAGGACAATCGAGAATGGTACCAGAGCACAATCCCTAGAAGTCCCTCTCCTGCacctgaagaaaaggaagagggaaatcaGGGTCAAACTGAAAAATTCCAGTTTGAACTAACGCTGGAGGAAGACGGTGAGTCAGACACCGAAAAGGACAGTGGAAGTCAAGTAGAAGAAGACACCAGCTTCAGTGACTCCAAGACTCTTTGCACCCAGGATTCAGAATCTACTGAAATTCCTCTTGATGAACAAGTAGGGGAAGAAGTGGAAGAGGACGAGAACCAAACAGCAGAGCCTTGTATGGTAGAAGAACATTCTTCTGACACATAA